In Niallia sp. FSL W8-0635, one genomic interval encodes:
- a CDS encoding replication-relaxation family protein: MAYLLGYDLTDYDIKLIECLVNYRGVKPYHFAVMKYGKNFTESQEKTIYKYLRKLLDQKLIVKYKLQDGSEGSMYYLTSKGYELAKDLFNIEEGKRGEGWINENGFTNYGDFPYELFSPPLEQAPHHLLLVDFLFKLKSINTTFIEHRINLYSAVTYGNSENKFRFRPDAEIRLENNRTYAIEIDRGSENHEQLCKKFRTYRHYYETAKQSALDVRHAGIIFIVEDKRKKHGMKRRWKNICAAFIKEVGDYHKDVNLIMTTVSDTSETILFEINRKNYEQRFINKLSTFLKKKGNQDVNLYLINDLDNDYKQIITTNMAESNAFYVNVYITSQTFEANVYSKFMNVYRQINAIKNQEVVKGLEFRGFRKAIIYGNEMPYLINDIGPYELDKEFNNVFREFNDNVHYYRVDDVLV; the protein is encoded by the coding sequence ATGGCATATTTATTAGGTTATGATTTAACCGATTATGATATAAAATTAATTGAATGTCTCGTTAATTATAGAGGTGTTAAACCTTATCATTTTGCAGTAATGAAATATGGTAAGAATTTTACGGAAAGTCAGGAGAAAACTATCTATAAGTATCTTAGGAAATTACTTGATCAAAAATTGATTGTTAAGTATAAATTGCAAGATGGGTCAGAGGGATCCATGTATTATCTTACTTCCAAAGGTTACGAATTAGCAAAAGACTTATTTAATATTGAGGAGGGAAAAAGGGGAGAAGGTTGGATTAATGAAAATGGATTTACAAATTATGGTGACTTTCCATATGAATTATTTTCTCCTCCATTAGAACAAGCTCCCCATCATTTATTACTGGTTGATTTTCTCTTTAAATTAAAATCTATTAATACAACGTTTATTGAACATCGTATCAATCTTTATAGCGCTGTAACTTATGGCAACTCTGAAAATAAGTTTCGTTTTCGTCCAGATGCTGAGATTAGATTAGAGAATAATAGGACTTACGCGATTGAGATTGATAGAGGTAGCGAAAACCATGAACAGCTTTGTAAAAAGTTTAGAACGTACCGACATTATTATGAGACAGCAAAACAAAGTGCATTAGATGTTAGACATGCCGGAATTATTTTTATCGTGGAAGATAAGCGAAAAAAACATGGCATGAAACGTAGATGGAAGAATATTTGTGCAGCATTTATCAAGGAGGTGGGAGACTACCACAAAGATGTTAATCTTATTATGACAACTGTCAGTGATACTAGTGAAACTATTCTTTTTGAGATAAATAGAAAGAATTATGAACAAAGGTTTATCAATAAATTAAGCACTTTTCTGAAGAAGAAAGGTAATCAGGATGTAAACCTTTATCTAATCAATGATCTAGATAATGATTATAAGCAAATCATTACAACTAATATGGCTGAAAGTAATGCGTTTTATGTAAATGTTTATATAACATCGCAAACATTTGAGGCAAACGTTTATAGTAAATTTATGAATGTTTACCGTCAAATAAATGCCATTAAAAATCAAGAAGTAGTTAAAGGTCTAGAGTTTAGAGGCTTTAGAAAGGCTATAATTTACGGAAACGAAATGCCTTATCTAATTAATGATATTGGACCATACGAGTTAGATAAGGAGTTCAACAATGTGTTTCGGGAATTTAATGACAATGTTCATTATTATAGAGTTGATGATGTCTTGGTATAA
- a CDS encoding AAA domain-containing protein: MIIQENKYFEQLSKHRSGLADALDDPALRGVKTSVVEKYSDQAHFIYELLQNADDAKATSARFELHKDYLIFAHNGTRRFSISDPDKDSEKGMLGDINAITSIANSNKLESSIGKFGVGFKSVFQYTSTPHIFDPNIFFKIERFIVPKLINEDFSERRAEETLFVFPFDHPERGPEEAYEDISEKLRSLDYPLLFLSNLKGISFKISDTIGLYRKSTLQKEKFTETSAELISLIQNDGDEHYEDKLWLFSRENGDGHAYSVGFVLDKEENLTAIQHPAFCFFPTKEVTGLNFILHAPFLLTDSREGIRAGVPHNMKMIEMLADLAADSLVYLRDIGLVKGHPLITDEIFDIIPYDESKFSDTNDKRKISFKPFYTSIQEKMSNYELLPAVDGYVSKDNAYWAFVPQIAELFSDNQLATLARNLKAKWVFTSFGRQETQRKNKSLTDYIESITSVWIDEKDIIEGYDDIIVGINSDFIEAQQVSWLHKFYQWVSETKGRTDLIKQKPIFLNHERNAMAALDENDQVVLFLPTDTDGYNTVLPEILENNGTADFLKQLGVDRPSTRDEIYNHILPLYKDNHEGIDTTQHFLKFFDYYKECPKTEVDDFIRLIKECAFIKYRSADNDTIYRGKASNLYLPTDDLRIWFQAKLDTKFIEFGEYLKLVGESNKEDLIRFFTDLGVKDEPRVLLRELSYEEAKKIRDYWPDYTRYRKWEEKYIDGSKEIIEYLIQEQNVELSIMIWNQLLKYVEYGYSYNGIRSIFNGAYKYFYRNPRSMVFDSSEAIRLRTAPWLLNRDGHFMAAGELTVQTLSQQYNTSIDEAVELINYLKIQDHIEDSEYVNDGLTDEQRTKIELAEALSDIPLEEIKLFAEQYRAKKINTTKVDGDETDNILENSAVTRIAKEITKRAVSDSKAKETTPTNAQAMTDSDEDDYTKPSINFSKKIEQAKQRSASEIAEIAYLDELTQKALKADKYSFGWFKALLELESLNSGENKTNSREISITFSKVEQEQGTSRTLILKHPSRYIPQSMEDLADIPLELHFADQSIIKVAIEVVNVKSYTLRVKLRTNAQIDGIDLSLVTEARIEAKNPVFLLEELKNAFNKLDFDDSYDMQNNLCENIEFVFGPPGTGKTTHLAGEVILPLMQKEENLKVLVLTPTNKAADVLVRRLMEMDKDQSYADWLVRFGATNDSEIEQSGVFRDKTIDIRSFPRHVTVTTIARFPYDYFLPEGDTRLHLSALKWDYIIIDEASMIPLVNIIYPLYKKTPEKFIIAGDPFQIEPITTVDIWKNENIYTLVELDSFTKPTTIPNPYPVKLLTTQYRSTPEIGEVFSQFAYGGVLQHNRTEDSRRPLGIEDSIDIKPINIIKFPVSKYESVFRPKRLQSKSNYQVYSALFAFEFVKYMSTLIEQANGDEFFRIGLIAPYRAQSDLIDKLMASFTFPKNIDVQVGTIHGFQGDECDIIIALFNPPPSISASKHMFLNKLNIVNVSISRARDYLFILMPNDDTENVENLAMIKRVEDLCKEQPNWIEQESHYIEEVMFGSSNYLEDNSFSTSHQLVNVYGKPEKRYEVRSEDNAVDVQIHD; encoded by the coding sequence AAAATTCGGAGTTGGGTTTAAGTCTGTGTTTCAGTATACCTCAACACCCCATATTTTCGACCCAAATATCTTTTTTAAAATAGAACGGTTTATCGTCCCAAAACTAATTAATGAAGATTTTTCAGAGAGAAGGGCAGAGGAGACACTTTTTGTTTTTCCTTTTGATCACCCTGAGAGAGGGCCAGAAGAGGCATATGAAGATATTTCAGAAAAACTTCGTTCATTAGATTATCCACTCTTGTTTCTTTCAAATCTTAAAGGGATTTCTTTCAAAATCTCAGATACTATAGGATTATATCGCAAAAGCACTTTACAAAAGGAGAAATTCACTGAAACCAGTGCCGAGTTAATCTCCCTAATACAAAATGACGGTGATGAACATTATGAGGACAAACTATGGTTGTTTTCGCGTGAAAATGGAGATGGCCATGCATATTCAGTAGGTTTCGTTCTTGATAAGGAAGAAAATCTGACTGCAATACAACATCCAGCATTTTGTTTCTTTCCTACAAAGGAAGTAACAGGTCTAAACTTTATACTTCATGCACCATTCTTGCTTACTGACAGCCGGGAAGGTATTCGGGCTGGTGTTCCGCATAATATGAAAATGATAGAAATGTTAGCAGATTTGGCGGCAGACAGTCTTGTTTATCTTAGGGATATTGGACTAGTAAAAGGCCATCCCCTCATTACTGATGAGATATTTGATATTATTCCATATGATGAAAGTAAATTTAGTGATACAAACGATAAAAGAAAAATTTCGTTCAAGCCATTCTATACTTCTATACAGGAAAAGATGAGTAATTATGAGTTGCTACCAGCTGTGGATGGCTACGTTTCAAAGGACAATGCATACTGGGCGTTTGTACCTCAAATTGCGGAACTTTTTTCAGACAATCAGTTGGCTACACTAGCCAGAAATCTAAAAGCAAAATGGGTTTTCACATCGTTTGGACGGCAAGAAACGCAGCGTAAAAATAAGTCACTGACTGATTATATTGAGTCAATAACATCTGTTTGGATTGATGAAAAGGATATTATTGAAGGATATGATGACATTATCGTGGGTATTAATAGTGATTTTATTGAGGCACAACAAGTTTCTTGGCTACATAAGTTCTACCAGTGGGTTTCTGAAACAAAGGGAAGAACTGATTTGATTAAACAGAAACCAATTTTTCTTAATCATGAAAGAAATGCAATGGCTGCTCTTGATGAAAATGACCAAGTTGTGTTATTTTTACCAACCGATACAGATGGATATAACACCGTGTTACCTGAGATATTAGAAAATAATGGTACCGCCGATTTTCTTAAACAGCTAGGAGTTGATCGTCCATCAACGCGAGATGAAATATATAATCATATTCTTCCGCTTTATAAAGATAACCATGAGGGAATTGACACCACTCAACATTTTCTGAAATTCTTTGACTATTATAAAGAATGTCCGAAAACAGAAGTAGATGATTTTATTAGACTCATAAAAGAATGTGCGTTTATTAAATACCGGTCTGCTGATAATGATACTATTTATCGTGGCAAAGCAAGTAATCTTTATTTACCAACCGATGACCTTAGGATATGGTTTCAGGCTAAATTAGATACTAAATTCATAGAATTTGGTGAGTACTTAAAATTAGTTGGTGAAAGCAATAAAGAGGATTTAATCCGTTTTTTTACTGACCTTGGAGTGAAGGATGAGCCGCGGGTTTTATTACGTGAATTGAGTTATGAAGAAGCTAAAAAAATTCGTGATTATTGGCCTGATTATACTAGATATAGGAAATGGGAAGAAAAGTATATAGATGGAAGTAAAGAAATAATAGAATATCTAATACAAGAGCAAAATGTTGAATTATCCATCATGATTTGGAATCAGTTATTAAAGTATGTTGAATATGGCTATTCTTATAATGGTATTAGAAGTATTTTTAATGGCGCATATAAGTACTTTTACCGTAACCCAAGGTCAATGGTGTTTGATTCGAGTGAAGCTATCAGACTTCGTACAGCGCCATGGCTGCTTAATAGAGATGGGCATTTTATGGCAGCAGGGGAACTAACGGTACAAACCCTATCTCAGCAATATAATACGTCAATAGACGAGGCAGTGGAGCTTATTAATTATTTGAAGATTCAAGATCATATTGAAGATAGTGAGTATGTCAATGATGGTTTAACTGATGAACAGCGTACGAAAATTGAACTGGCTGAAGCCCTATCCGATATTCCACTCGAAGAAATTAAGTTGTTTGCGGAACAATATCGCGCAAAAAAAATTAACACAACAAAGGTTGATGGTGACGAAACTGATAATATTCTAGAAAACTCTGCTGTTACTCGTATAGCAAAAGAAATCACTAAACGAGCTGTTTCTGATTCAAAAGCAAAGGAAACTACTCCTACTAATGCTCAAGCGATGACAGATTCTGACGAGGATGATTACACGAAACCTTCTATTAATTTTAGCAAAAAAATTGAGCAAGCAAAACAACGTAGCGCAAGTGAAATAGCAGAAATTGCTTATCTTGATGAATTGACACAAAAAGCGTTAAAGGCAGATAAATACTCATTCGGATGGTTTAAAGCTTTACTTGAATTGGAATCGCTCAATAGTGGAGAAAACAAGACCAATAGTAGAGAAATTTCCATAACTTTCTCAAAGGTTGAACAGGAGCAAGGTACTTCACGAACCCTAATTTTAAAACACCCAAGTCGCTATATACCACAATCTATGGAAGACCTTGCGGATATTCCTCTTGAACTACATTTTGCAGATCAATCGATAATCAAAGTAGCAATTGAAGTTGTAAATGTAAAATCATACACGTTAAGGGTAAAATTAAGGACAAATGCACAGATTGACGGAATAGATTTATCATTAGTCACTGAGGCAAGAATCGAGGCAAAGAATCCTGTGTTTCTATTGGAGGAACTAAAGAATGCCTTTAATAAACTTGATTTCGATGACTCCTATGATATGCAGAACAATCTCTGTGAAAATATCGAATTTGTATTTGGGCCACCTGGAACAGGGAAGACAACACACTTAGCGGGAGAGGTTATTCTTCCTCTTATGCAAAAAGAGGAAAACTTGAAAGTTCTTGTTTTGACTCCGACAAACAAAGCGGCTGATGTTCTTGTGCGTCGACTAATGGAGATGGATAAAGATCAAAGTTATGCGGACTGGCTTGTCCGATTTGGCGCAACGAATGACAGTGAAATCGAGCAGAGCGGAGTTTTTCGTGATAAGACTATCGATATTCGGTCCTTTCCAAGACATGTAACTGTCACGACAATCGCTCGTTTTCCTTATGATTATTTTCTTCCAGAAGGAGATACGAGACTTCATTTGAGTGCGCTTAAGTGGGACTATATAATTATTGATGAAGCGTCCATGATACCTTTGGTAAACATCATTTATCCACTGTATAAGAAGACACCTGAGAAGTTTATAATAGCTGGGGATCCATTCCAGATTGAACCAATTACAACTGTCGATATTTGGAAAAATGAAAACATTTACACTCTGGTAGAGCTTGATTCATTTACTAAACCAACAACAATACCCAACCCGTATCCTGTCAAGCTTCTAACCACACAATATAGAAGTACTCCTGAAATTGGAGAAGTGTTTAGTCAGTTTGCATACGGAGGTGTATTACAGCATAATCGTACCGAAGATAGCAGGCGACCTTTAGGTATTGAGGATTCAATTGATATAAAACCTATCAATATTATAAAATTTCCGGTGAGTAAGTATGAGAGCGTATTTCGACCGAAACGGCTACAAAGTAAAAGTAATTATCAGGTGTACTCCGCACTTTTTGCATTCGAGTTCGTAAAGTACATGTCTACACTCATTGAACAGGCTAATGGAGATGAGTTTTTTCGAATAGGTTTAATTGCACCATATCGTGCTCAGTCTGACTTGATTGATAAGTTAATGGCATCATTCACATTCCCTAAGAATATTGATGTTCAAGTAGGGACAATCCATGGATTCCAAGGTGACGAATGTGACATCATAATTGCCCTATTTAATCCGCCACCGTCTATATCGGCATCAAAGCATATGTTTCTTAATAAACTTAATATTGTAAATGTATCTATTAGTAGAGCTAGGGATTATTTGTTTATACTTATGCCAAATGATGATACGGAGAATGTAGAAAACCTTGCAATGATAAAGAGAGTAGAAGATCTATGCAAGGAACAGCCGAACTGGATTGAGCAGGAATCCCATTATATCGAAGAAGTAATGTTCGGTAGCAGCAACTATCTGGAGGATAATTCGTTTTCAACAAGCCATCAATTGGTAAACGTATATGGAAAGCCTGAAAAACGTTATGAAGTTAGAAGTGAAGACAATGCTGTTGATGTTCAGATACATGATTAG